From Hippoglossus stenolepis isolate QCI-W04-F060 chromosome 19, HSTE1.2, whole genome shotgun sequence, the proteins below share one genomic window:
- the LOC118098919 gene encoding uncharacterized protein LOC118098919 has product MAKHDSGRLAAIVVSVVGYGISLVFNALSVVGIGPYDTTTANVSAVFDTQITPSGWTFNIWSVIYVWLTAMIVYIVSALCRKNGYGYVYCNPPVLPYGFFISWCLNLCFNIGWLVVWDRGMMIAALVFLILVICTNYSMICFICHGLNVYGPWLKKYHRVDLWLIRVLIQNGVAIYTTWTTIATLINLTIVLTYEVKMSPTDAATISYSVLSVVLLVWFVLENLVLDKHVRYILIIYPVVIWALSGNLDKNYDEVSPGVNGIFIVVLLAVASVLFAVRISLVVWRHIKQPLYEDASADAMEPMDIAQKQKKIFR; this is encoded by the exons ATGGCAAAGCATGATTCTGGACGTCTTGCTGCGATAGTGGTTTCTGTTGTCGGCTATGGGATAAGCTTGGTGTTCAATGCGCTGTCAGTAGTTGGGATCG GTCCTTATGATACCACTACAGCCAATGTGTCTGCGGTGTTTGACACCCAGATCACACCTTCAGGATGGACCTTCAACATCTGGAGCGTCATCTATGTCTGGCTCACAGCCATGATCGTCTACATCGTCTCCGCTCTTTGCAGAAA GAATGGTTATGGCTACGTTTACTGCAACCCTCCAGTGCTACCTTATGGATTCTTCATCAGCTGGTGCCTCaatctgtgttttaatattgGCTGGCTGGTCGTGTGGGACAGAGG AATGATGATCGCTGCACTGGTCTTTCTCATCCTGGTCATCTGCACAAACTACTCCATGATCTGCTTCATCTGTCATGGCCTTAATGTTTACGGACCCTGGCTCAAGAAATACCACAGAGTCGACCTGTGGCTCATCCGTGTGTTG ATTCAAAACGGTGTGGCGATATACACAACATGGACAACCATCGCAACTCTGATCAACCTGACCATTGTACTGACGTATGAAGTGAAGATGTCTCCAACAGACGCTGCCACCATCTCATactctgttttatctgttgtGTTGCTCGTATG GTTTGTTTTGGAAAACTTGGTCCTTGACAAACATGTGCGGTACATCCTCATCATCTACCCTGTTGTGATCTGGGCTCTGTCGGGAAACCTGGACAAAAACTATGATGAGGTGTCACCCGGAGTCAATGGCATCTTTATTG TTGTGCTGCTGGCCGTCGCCTCTGTGCTGTTTGCCGTCAGGATTTCTTTGGTGGTTTGGAGACACATCAAACAGCCGCTCTACGAAGACGCCAGTGCAGATGCCATGGAGCCGATGGATATCGcccagaagcagaagaagataTTTCGCtaa